A single genomic interval of Verrucomicrobiota bacterium harbors:
- a CDS encoding sulfatase-like hydrolase/transferase: MNCTSKPTLALSSYFLFASLLLIVNGVSGETRPNVIIILSDDSGYSDLGSYGGEIETPNLDRLAENGMRLTNFYTNGRCSPTRASLMTGLESAKVGFGGGVVGDWSREMPFPARRGRLSYDFPTLAELLRDEGYQTSMVGKWHLGGSLMKFSEGLQKAWKQSHEGWELTDEEIEADFLALPKQRGFDEYFGIFKAQDNLFFKPGQPHPYVDGNEKAEIEYDRDYTIHTYPSEPGTPYSQNHGKSGPVFHATDGITDRAIEMIEDASKEDAPFFLYVAYRAPHRPWQAPESLVQKYLPKYEDLRAAQRERVERLKSEGLFPDDGAYKPSWLPPDQDTFRRQLALHAAMMEGIDQNVARLMQALVDTGELDNTLILYFSDNGSVSKLHEFMNAPYRGSKALVWEGGLKSHCIAYWRGRIAPGTISNEQVWVGDWMPTILDIIDADYPTEFRGNELAPMDGRSVVSVLKGESIAPHEVLYFNDKGQQSVIYKGRWKLLIEPGWYLQTIAKPGIVHELYDLENDPSESKNLARQNPELVEQLAKIARQRESDQEIVDYAEVVKVRPRDPY; this comes from the coding sequence ATGAATTGCACGAGTAAACCCACGCTCGCTTTGAGTTCCTATTTCTTATTTGCGAGTCTCCTTTTGATCGTGAACGGAGTTTCTGGTGAGACGAGGCCGAATGTCATCATTATCCTGTCCGACGATTCCGGTTATTCGGACCTGGGATCCTACGGAGGAGAAATCGAGACACCGAACCTGGATCGGCTCGCAGAGAATGGAATGCGTCTGACGAACTTCTACACGAATGGAAGGTGCAGTCCGACCCGTGCCTCGCTGATGACCGGACTCGAGTCAGCCAAAGTGGGATTTGGTGGCGGTGTGGTGGGCGATTGGTCACGTGAGATGCCTTTCCCAGCAAGGCGCGGCCGCCTGTCGTACGATTTTCCGACCCTTGCCGAGCTTCTGAGAGACGAGGGTTACCAGACCTCAATGGTGGGCAAGTGGCACCTGGGAGGGAGTCTGATGAAGTTTTCGGAGGGACTGCAAAAAGCCTGGAAGCAGTCTCACGAAGGCTGGGAGTTGACGGATGAAGAGATTGAGGCCGATTTCCTCGCTCTGCCGAAACAGCGCGGGTTTGATGAGTACTTTGGTATTTTCAAAGCCCAGGATAATCTCTTTTTCAAACCCGGCCAACCGCACCCGTATGTGGATGGCAATGAAAAGGCCGAGATCGAATACGACCGCGACTACACGATTCACACTTATCCATCCGAGCCGGGCACGCCCTACAGCCAGAATCACGGGAAAAGCGGACCGGTCTTCCACGCCACCGATGGGATCACCGACCGAGCCATCGAAATGATAGAGGATGCCTCTAAGGAAGATGCGCCTTTCTTCCTCTATGTAGCCTATCGCGCTCCCCACCGTCCTTGGCAGGCGCCGGAATCTTTAGTTCAGAAGTACCTTCCGAAATACGAAGACCTACGGGCTGCCCAACGCGAACGTGTGGAGCGCTTGAAGTCCGAGGGTCTTTTCCCCGACGATGGCGCCTACAAGCCGAGCTGGCTTCCGCCGGATCAGGACACCTTCCGTCGGCAGCTGGCGTTGCATGCAGCGATGATGGAGGGTATCGATCAGAACGTGGCTCGCTTGATGCAAGCGCTGGTCGACACTGGCGAGCTGGACAATACGCTCATCCTTTACTTTTCGGACAATGGGTCAGTTTCCAAGCTCCATGAATTCATGAACGCTCCCTACCGGGGGAGTAAAGCTTTGGTCTGGGAGGGCGGACTGAAGTCTCACTGCATTGCCTACTGGAGGGGTCGCATCGCTCCCGGCACGATTTCTAATGAGCAAGTGTGGGTCGGTGATTGGATGCCCACGATACTGGACATCATTGATGCCGATTATCCCACAGAGTTCCGTGGTAACGAACTTGCGCCGATGGACGGGCGTAGTGTGGTCTCTGTCCTCAAGGGCGAGTCCATTGCGCCGCATGAAGTGCTTTATTTTAACGACAAGGGACAACAGAGTGTCATTTACAAAGGCCGGTGGAAGCTTCTGATCGAGCCCGGTTGGTATTTACAGACGATTGCTAAACCCGGGATTGTTCACGAGTTGTACGACCTCGAAAACGATCCTTCTGAGTCGAAGAATCTGGCAAGGCAAAACCCCGAGCTCGTCGAGCAGCTTGCAAAGATCGCCCGGCAACGGGAGTCCGATCAGGAAATCGTCGACTACGCCGAGGTGGTCAAGGTGCGGCCACGTGACCCCTATTGA
- a CDS encoding sugar-binding domain-containing protein, with protein MPSRIEIDLSGNHWKMQGIRPGQGIIEGFHELASEYQGTFYNWNQGCVPGDVYTDLQRAGAIDDPYFGRNFIRAKWAMELEWWYITKFETPEEMRGKRISLVFEGVDYSCDAWVNGTHLGSHEGMFSHFDFDISPLVRFEKWAEGCNILMLKLDPPPRNHRRVMGRKFVFGGDYMPDVIPMGIWQPVRVRATGAHRIEKTRIESTIDGKDAVVSIDVEISSKMDAPVLGTLDLSVKGENFRSRPIVIRQKAQLAPGKNVVRVEVPVRNAKLWWPMGMGEQRLYEVEIGLKTGRTEQDSYREVFGIREVEMTRNPGFSKDEVEYDWTFNINGKPMFLRSACWSGPPSMLYGRNRNEKYDALLKMVREANINNLRIFGWHPPEVPYFYELCDRLGITVWTNFCFATQAYKADPEVFHPAVAECVQIVEQRRNHPSAIMFMGGEEVFFSNAHVESDNKFIMESIGEAVRKVTNIPYGIASPMSETFGRKLGFKPKESTHANEHYYGAGDVLMEEYYPKLDFCVVPELTAASAPSIKSLKKFIPENELWPMGPSWGYHWADIDILKTLNVEVFGEPRTDSLEDFVEATQTAHGIIAQFALEHFRRRKPRVSCVSLCHFITHMPDIKWGIVDYYGEKKLCFDYVKRAYQPLLPSLEYTKRRWNPGSLFDAGLWVVNDHHKDLKDLNLQWRVIHSNGKVQQGDRIEIEVEANSSKEFGRVNWKVEGKDSSTFRVELQIVDRNGDILAENWHTLTIGDQLKAKKHCAEMHREIAASANSYGKSYYRYFPELWNFE; from the coding sequence ATGCCCTCCCGTATCGAAATCGACTTAAGCGGTAACCACTGGAAGATGCAGGGCATTCGCCCTGGCCAGGGGATCATCGAAGGTTTTCATGAGCTTGCCTCCGAGTATCAGGGCACTTTTTACAACTGGAACCAGGGCTGCGTTCCCGGCGATGTCTACACCGACCTCCAACGGGCAGGCGCCATCGACGATCCCTACTTCGGGCGAAACTTCATTCGCGCCAAATGGGCCATGGAGCTTGAGTGGTGGTACATTACGAAATTCGAAACGCCAGAGGAGATGCGCGGCAAACGGATCAGCCTTGTGTTTGAGGGCGTCGACTACAGCTGCGACGCCTGGGTCAACGGCACGCACCTCGGGAGCCACGAGGGCATGTTTTCTCACTTTGATTTTGATATCAGCCCTCTCGTTCGATTCGAAAAGTGGGCCGAAGGCTGCAACATCCTCATGCTTAAACTAGACCCGCCGCCGCGAAACCATCGCCGTGTTATGGGGAGGAAGTTCGTCTTCGGCGGCGACTACATGCCCGATGTCATCCCGATGGGCATCTGGCAACCCGTTAGAGTCCGTGCCACCGGTGCTCACCGGATCGAAAAGACCCGTATTGAGTCCACCATCGATGGCAAGGACGCGGTGGTCTCAATCGATGTCGAAATCAGCAGTAAAATGGACGCACCCGTTCTCGGAACCTTGGACCTCTCCGTTAAGGGAGAAAATTTCCGCTCAAGACCGATAGTCATCCGACAAAAAGCCCAGCTCGCCCCGGGAAAAAACGTGGTGCGTGTCGAAGTCCCGGTGCGCAACGCCAAGCTCTGGTGGCCCATGGGTATGGGCGAGCAAAGGCTCTACGAGGTCGAAATCGGGCTCAAGACCGGTAGAACCGAACAAGACAGCTACCGCGAGGTCTTTGGAATAAGAGAGGTCGAGATGACCCGAAACCCCGGCTTTTCGAAGGACGAGGTCGAGTACGACTGGACGTTCAACATCAACGGCAAACCGATGTTTCTGCGCTCCGCTTGCTGGAGTGGTCCCCCCTCGATGCTCTACGGTCGAAACCGCAACGAGAAGTACGATGCACTACTGAAGATGGTCAGGGAGGCGAATATCAACAACCTCCGCATCTTCGGCTGGCACCCGCCGGAGGTCCCCTACTTCTATGAGCTCTGCGACCGGCTCGGGATCACCGTCTGGACCAATTTCTGTTTCGCGACACAGGCCTACAAGGCAGATCCCGAGGTTTTCCATCCGGCGGTAGCCGAGTGCGTGCAAATCGTCGAGCAACGCCGCAACCACCCCAGCGCAATCATGTTCATGGGCGGAGAAGAGGTCTTTTTCTCCAACGCCCACGTGGAGAGCGACAACAAGTTCATCATGGAATCGATCGGCGAAGCCGTGCGAAAGGTGACCAACATCCCTTACGGAATCGCTTCTCCGATGAGTGAAACCTTCGGACGCAAGCTCGGTTTCAAGCCAAAGGAGTCCACACATGCGAACGAGCACTACTATGGAGCGGGCGACGTGCTGATGGAAGAGTATTATCCAAAGCTCGATTTCTGTGTAGTCCCCGAACTCACAGCCGCATCCGCACCCTCGATCAAAAGCCTGAAAAAATTCATCCCGGAAAACGAGCTTTGGCCCATGGGACCGAGCTGGGGCTACCACTGGGCCGACATCGACATCCTCAAAACACTGAACGTCGAAGTCTTTGGGGAGCCCCGAACAGATTCCCTCGAAGACTTCGTTGAAGCCACCCAAACCGCACACGGCATCATCGCACAGTTTGCACTGGAACATTTCCGCCGACGCAAGCCACGGGTGAGCTGTGTCTCGCTTTGCCACTTCATCACCCACATGCCCGACATCAAATGGGGCATCGTTGACTACTACGGCGAGAAGAAGCTCTGTTTCGACTACGTGAAACGCGCCTATCAGCCCTTGCTGCCGAGTTTGGAATACACCAAACGGCGCTGGAATCCGGGAAGTCTATTTGATGCTGGGCTTTGGGTCGTCAACGACCATCACAAGGATCTGAAGGACCTCAATTTACAATGGAGAGTAATCCATTCCAATGGCAAGGTGCAGCAGGGAGACCGTATCGAAATCGAAGTCGAGGCGAACAGCTCCAAGGAGTTTGGCCGAGTCAACTGGAAGGTCGAAGGCAAGGACAGCTCGACGTTTCGTGTGGAATTACAAATCGTTGATCGCAACGGAGATATTCTTGCGGAAAACTGGCACACTCTCACCATCGGTGACCAGTTAAAAGCCAAGAAACACTGTGCTGAAATGCACAGGGAAATCGCCGCCTCAGCAAATTCCTACGGCAAGAGCTACTACCGTTACTTCCCAGAACTCTGGAACTTTGAATAA
- a CDS encoding AraC family transcriptional regulator, translated as MDLPREPEIYHWIDTPTPLGALNYAGFFVTDQDWGLKQMRSLEFYSLALIIEGGGVFRDENGIETEVKPGDCIVVPPGLTHQYGCRTGGFWKEIYACFHGDAFDPWRECAGLEQRQVFHLGSVDLWLPRWKRIVDSRPRNHFEAVVTLSDIHLLLNHVSAADRADWSFEERMIASRQHLQSLPPEDQPDWELLANECGCSYETWRKGFTKQFNVSPMRYRRAALMRQAGRLMTRTSLSNEELASQFGCSDGFHFSKLFKSVMGVTPQDFRKQVKAVAEGN; from the coding sequence ATGGATTTGCCCCGAGAACCCGAGATTTACCACTGGATCGACACTCCGACACCCCTCGGCGCCCTCAACTATGCCGGTTTCTTTGTAACGGATCAGGATTGGGGGTTGAAGCAGATGCGGAGCCTCGAATTCTACTCACTTGCCCTGATCATTGAGGGTGGGGGTGTTTTTCGGGACGAGAACGGCATTGAGACGGAGGTAAAACCAGGGGACTGTATTGTGGTGCCGCCGGGCTTGACTCACCAATACGGCTGTCGGACCGGTGGGTTCTGGAAGGAGATCTACGCTTGTTTCCATGGCGACGCTTTCGATCCGTGGCGGGAGTGTGCAGGTCTTGAACAGCGGCAGGTCTTCCACTTGGGGAGCGTCGATCTGTGGTTGCCGCGTTGGAAGCGGATCGTCGACAGCCGGCCACGAAATCACTTTGAAGCCGTTGTCACGCTATCAGATATCCACCTCCTGCTGAATCACGTCTCGGCTGCGGACCGGGCGGATTGGAGCTTTGAAGAACGCATGATTGCCAGCCGACAGCACCTGCAGTCCCTGCCACCCGAGGATCAGCCGGACTGGGAACTGCTGGCCAACGAATGCGGTTGCAGCTACGAAACCTGGCGCAAGGGCTTTACCAAGCAGTTCAATGTGTCTCCGATGCGCTATCGCAGGGCGGCGTTGATGCGGCAGGCAGGTCGCCTGATGACGCGCACCAGTCTTTCGAACGAAGAGCTAGCCTCTCAATTTGGCTGTAGCGACGGCTTTCACTTTTCCAAACTCTTTAAATCTGTCATGGGAGTGACCCCTCAGGACTTCCGCAAGCAAGTGAAAGCCGTTGCAGAAGGCAACTGA
- a CDS encoding glycoside hydrolase family 2 TIM barrel-domain containing protein gives MRVDSTPRQTVPLTEGWRFLLGDMEGAEAPVFDDGDWRSVHIPHDWSVESSFDEGLEGATAYLPGGIGWYRKKFRPLGTERTYLHFDGIYNHSTVYLNGKKLGDHPYGYSPFYFDITDWIVDGENVVSVRVDRSRYCDSRWYTGSGIYRRAELIGTSETHVPVWGTFVTTPEVSRDRATVRIEVEIAGPLDEVTVETEIVDPTGETVAKVESAALDKVTQIAEVLDPEFWELTTPQLYQAVTRVWMRSELLDTYVTRFGIRTIHFDADKGFFLNGKNTKVKGVCLHHDAGCVGAAVPDDVWRRRLETLKEAGCNAVRIAHNPASSDFLSLCDEIGLLVQDEFFDEWDNPKDKRLNMNDRHSDYISRGYAEHFEEWAERDLKDTIRSHRNHPSIFQWSIGNEIEWTYPRNAEATGFFHVDWSGNYFWDQPPNSPEEIRRLLETLPNGEHGIGRTAQKLSKWTKELDTSRPVIANCILPSSSYLSGYADALDVIGFSYRRVMYDYGHKNYPRLPLMGTENLPQWHEWKAVAERPFVAGTFLWTGIDYLGEVDNRWPVRANESGLLDTAGFPRGSYHMLKTLWSDDPHLHLTTQTLEWSPYSYDEKTGFIGEDDPTAWERKLWAWQEVNTHWNYTDGEMIAVEVYSNSDDVELFLNGQSLGSKKLSDFPDRIFKWAVPFEAGKLEARAAAASDAIETSGSPVGIELMRDGVHVIAQLVDEEGRPVKSEEREVRFSVSGVARILGVDNGSICSTQDFQSDRLTTSQGRCLLVLSDSSSGEVFAHSPEIESAQIELEAYAALS, from the coding sequence ATGAGAGTCGATTCAACACCGCGCCAAACCGTTCCGCTTACTGAAGGCTGGCGGTTTCTTCTTGGCGATATGGAGGGTGCCGAAGCACCGGTCTTTGACGATGGTGATTGGCGATCGGTTCATATCCCCCATGACTGGAGCGTCGAATCCTCTTTTGACGAAGGTCTGGAAGGCGCGACGGCCTACCTACCCGGTGGAATCGGCTGGTATCGAAAGAAGTTTCGTCCCCTGGGTACGGAGCGGACGTACCTTCACTTCGATGGCATCTACAATCACTCGACAGTTTATCTGAACGGGAAAAAACTGGGTGACCACCCCTATGGCTATTCGCCGTTTTACTTCGATATCACGGATTGGATTGTTGATGGCGAGAATGTCGTTTCTGTCCGGGTCGATCGTAGCCGTTACTGTGACAGCCGCTGGTATACCGGCTCCGGAATCTACCGACGCGCCGAGCTAATTGGAACATCGGAGACCCACGTTCCCGTCTGGGGCACCTTTGTGACTACTCCGGAAGTTTCGAGGGATCGTGCGACCGTCCGGATCGAAGTCGAGATCGCTGGTCCTCTGGACGAAGTCACAGTGGAAACAGAAATCGTTGATCCGACCGGCGAGACCGTCGCCAAGGTAGAGAGCGCCGCCTTGGACAAGGTCACACAGATTGCGGAAGTTTTGGATCCCGAGTTCTGGGAATTGACTACGCCACAGCTTTACCAAGCGGTGACCCGAGTCTGGATGCGTAGTGAACTTTTGGATACCTACGTCACTCGATTCGGTATCCGCACGATTCATTTCGATGCCGACAAGGGCTTTTTCCTGAACGGGAAGAACACCAAGGTTAAGGGTGTCTGCCTGCATCACGATGCCGGCTGTGTTGGTGCAGCTGTGCCGGATGATGTCTGGCGGCGTCGACTCGAAACACTGAAGGAAGCGGGATGCAATGCGGTCCGGATTGCGCACAATCCGGCTTCCTCTGATTTTCTCAGTCTCTGTGATGAGATCGGACTCCTCGTTCAGGACGAGTTCTTTGATGAGTGGGACAACCCGAAGGACAAACGTCTGAACATGAATGATAGGCACTCGGACTACATTTCGAGGGGTTATGCAGAGCATTTTGAAGAGTGGGCTGAACGGGATTTGAAGGATACGATTCGCTCGCATCGGAACCACCCCTCGATTTTCCAGTGGAGCATTGGAAACGAGATCGAGTGGACCTATCCGCGCAACGCGGAAGCGACTGGTTTCTTCCATGTCGATTGGAGCGGAAATTACTTCTGGGATCAGCCGCCGAATTCGCCAGAGGAAATCAGGCGGTTGCTTGAAACCCTTCCCAATGGCGAACACGGCATCGGTAGAACAGCGCAGAAACTCTCAAAATGGACGAAAGAGCTCGATACCTCGCGTCCGGTAATAGCGAATTGTATCCTTCCTTCCTCCAGCTACCTGTCCGGCTACGCAGACGCTCTCGATGTAATTGGATTTAGCTACCGGAGGGTGATGTACGACTACGGTCACAAGAACTACCCCCGCCTCCCGTTGATGGGAACCGAAAACCTACCTCAGTGGCATGAGTGGAAGGCTGTTGCCGAGCGACCTTTTGTCGCCGGTACCTTTCTTTGGACCGGAATCGACTACCTGGGCGAGGTAGATAACCGCTGGCCGGTCCGTGCCAACGAAAGTGGTTTACTCGACACTGCTGGTTTCCCACGAGGTTCCTACCACATGTTGAAAACCCTCTGGTCTGATGATCCGCATCTCCATCTCACGACCCAGACGCTGGAATGGTCTCCGTACTCTTACGACGAGAAGACTGGTTTCATTGGAGAGGACGATCCCACTGCCTGGGAGCGGAAACTCTGGGCTTGGCAAGAGGTCAACACGCACTGGAACTATACTGACGGCGAGATGATAGCAGTCGAGGTGTATTCGAATTCCGACGACGTTGAACTGTTTCTCAATGGACAATCGCTCGGTTCCAAGAAGCTTTCGGATTTCCCTGACCGGATCTTCAAGTGGGCCGTTCCGTTCGAAGCGGGAAAACTCGAAGCGAGAGCAGCCGCAGCAAGTGATGCGATCGAGACGTCCGGCAGTCCGGTCGGAATTGAGCTCATGCGCGACGGCGTTCACGTCATCGCTCAGCTGGTCGATGAGGAGGGCCGTCCAGTGAAGTCGGAAGAGCGAGAGGTGCGG